In Oryza sativa Japonica Group chromosome 3, ASM3414082v1, one DNA window encodes the following:
- the LOC4333080 gene encoding protein LAZ1 homolog 2 — protein sequence MALDEGSSSFRDLYRSLHTSVVLVGAAFVLVALLVSLWLILQHLRSYSNPEEQKWIIAVLFMVPVYASESIISLWHSEFSLACDILRNCYEAFALYAFGRYLVACLGGERQVFRLLENKKREELTEQLLESQDKAPVRNRSRVHIFFWDPNALGERLYTIIKFGLVQYMILKSLCAFLSSILELFGKYGDGEFKWYYGYPYIAVVINFSQTWALYCLVKFYNATHEKLQEIRPLAKFISFKAIVFATWWQGLGIAIICHIGILPKEGKVQNAIQDFLICIEMAIAAVAHAFVFNVEPYQHIPVVEHGEITSEESKLEVKVDSDDDSNGTPTTIEEKETHVEAPGTSIKESVQDVVIGGGHHVVKDVALTISQAIGPVEKGVEKGVGKIQDTFHHISLKPKGEKEPEVEVEEHITENTVDGEPVAVDAEVEVERTVQDDNSMEGESLVVNREVAIERTGKDNKR from the exons atggcacTTGATGAGGGGTCGTCCAGCTTCCGGGATCTGTACAGGAGCCTGCACACCAGTGTGGTGCTCGTCGGGGCGGCGTTTGTgctcgtcgccctcctcgtctcGCTCTGGCTCATACTGCAGCATCTCAGATCATACAGCAACCCAGAG GAGCAGAAATGGATCATTGCTGTCCTGTTTATGGTGCCTGTATATGCCTCTGAATCT ataatTTCGCTGTGGCATTCAGAGTTCTCCTTGGCCTGTGATATACTGAGGAATTGTTATGAAGCATTTGCGCTCTATGCCTTCGGGCGTTACTTGGTTGCTTGTCTGG GTGGAGAACGGCAAGTGTTTCGCTTGCTTGAGAACAAAAAAAGGGAAGAGCTAACTGAGCAGTTGCTCGAGAGTCAAGATAAGGCACCAGTTCGTAACCGAAGCAGAGTCCACATCTTCTTCTGGGATCCAAATGCTCTGGGAGAGAGATTGTACACAATTATAAAATTCGGTCTCGTGCAATAT ATGATTCTCAAGTCATTATGCGCTTTCTTGTCATCCATCTTGGAGCTTTTTGGAAAATATGGAGATGGTGAATTCAAGTGGTACTATGG ATACCCCTACATTGCTGTTGTCATAAATTTCAGCCAGACATGGGCACTGTATTGTCTGGTGAAATTTTACAATGCAACACATGAAAAGCTACAGGAAATAAGGCCACTAGCCAAGTTCATAAGCTTCAAGGCCATCGTATTCGCCACTTGGTGGCAAGGACTGGGCATTGCAATCATCTGCCATATTGGGATCCTCCCAAAGGAAGGCAAAGTTCAGAATGCAATACAGGATTTCCTCATTTGCATTGAG ATGGCTATTGCCGCTGTCGCACATGCTTTCGTCTTCAACGTGGAGCCATACCAGCACATTCCGGTGGTAGAGCATGGAGAGATCACCAGTGAAGAAAGTAAACTAGAGGTGAAGGTAGATTCCGACGACGACAGCAATGGCACACCAACCACCATTGAGGAGAAAGAGACCCATGTCGAAGCACCAGGGACAAGCATCAAAGAGAGCGTTCAGGATGTCGTTATCGGTGGTGGCCATCAT GTTGTCAAGGATGTGGCCTTAACCATCTCGCAGGCGATCGGACCTGTGGAGAAAGGAGTCGAGAAAGGAGTAGGGAAGATTCAGGACACATTCCATCATATATCACTGAAGCCCAAGGGTGAGAAAGAACCTGAGGTCGAAGTGGAGGAGCACATCACCGAGAACACAGTGGATGGTGAACCTGTGGCAGTTGATGCAGAGGTAGAAGTCGAAAGAACGGTGCAAGATGATAACAGCATGGAAGGTGAATCATTGGTGGTTAATAGAGAGGTTGCAATTGAAAGAACAGGGAAAGACAACAAGAGGTAG
- the LOC4333081 gene encoding uncharacterized protein isoform X1 — protein MEEDFARAVEDGLKLSKRLVLPGGAPSPRPVPGMDRGLLPDAAAASSLLPSAPMAYAVVVDPAAVDSPDVPSYQPHVYGRLDPPALIPLHMREVALAVDCAAAGCAAAEVTLRARWWVHCLTRSCDCHCRIVVPMGEQGTILGAEVTVGKRSYKTHVIDVEDQGAVKIAKTESGGLLKRQFFSLTIPQVGGGEDIFATIRWSQKLLYDNGQFSVDIPFQFPQYVNPLPKVFMKKEKIQLTLNSGVSNEIVLKGSSHPLKERSRQGEKLSFFHEAVVENWSNKDFTFAYSVYSGDLSGGMLVQPSTSDDYDDRDMFCIFLLPGNNQKRKVFRNASVFIIDTSGSMQGKPLESVKNAMYTTLSELVQGDYFNIITFNDELHSFSSCLEQVNEKTIENAREWVNTNFIAEGGTDIMHPLSEAIALLSNSHNALPQIFLVTDGSVEDERNICRTVKEQLATRGSKSPRISTFGLGSYCNHYFLRMLASIGKGHYDAAFDTGSIEGRMVQWFQKASSTIVINISIDATKYIREFEVDSEYIQDISAKCPLCVSGRYQGKLPETLTAKGYLADMSEISIELRVQHVKDISLDKVLAKQQMDLLTAKAWFYENNQLEMKVVKLSIQNSIPSEYTRTILLQNFVEKIEQGKQKPKKNSTQNEQSATSLNGLTLGFGDTAATRENLSAGFGDTKPPERFEMFDKAVGCCSRLTDCCCCMCFINTCSKMNDRCAIVMVQLCGALSCLACFECCSLCCGGSD, from the exons atggaggaggacTTCGCGCGGGCGGTGGAGGACGGCCTCAAGCTGTCCAAGCGCCTcgtcctccccggcggcgcgcCCTCGCCCCGCCCCGTCCCCGGGATGGACCGGGGGCTGctgcccgacgccgccgccgcctcctcgctgcTGCCGTCCGCGCCCATGGCgtacgccgtcgtcgtcgacccggcCGCCGTCGACAGCCCCGACGTGCCCAGCTACCAGCCCCACGTCTACGGCCGCCTCGACCCCCCCGCGCTCATCCCGCTCCACATGCGCGaggtcgccctcgccgtcgactgcgccgccgccggctgcgccgccgccgaggtcacCCTGCGCGCGCGCTGGTGGGTGCACTGCCTCACCCGCAGCTGCGACTGCCACTGCCGCATCGTCGTGCCCATGGGCGAGCAG GGTACAATTCTAGGAGCTGAGGTTACTGTTGGGAAGAGATCATACAAAACCCATGTAATTGATGTAGAGGATCAAGGTGCAGTGAAGATTGCTAAAACTGAGAGTGGGGGTCTTTTAAAGCGCCAATTCTTTTCCTTGACAATACCACAG gttggaggaggagaagacatATTTGCCACGATTAGATGGTCACAAAAGTTACTATATGACAATGGACAGTTTTCTGTTGATATTCCTTTTCAATTTCCGCAATATGTGAACCCTTTGCCAAAAGTGTttatgaaaaaggaaaaaattcaGTTGACTCTGAATAGTGGTGTGAGTAACGAGATTGTTTTGAAGGGCTCAAGTCATCCATTGAAG GAAAGAAGTAGGCAAGGTGAGAAACTGTCTTTCTTCCATGAAGCAGTTGTTGAGAACTGGTCAAACAAAGATTTTACCTTTGCATATAGT GTATACTCAGGTGATTTATCTGGTGGAATGCTCGTGCAACCCTCAACATCGGATGACTATGATGATAGAGACatgttttgcatttttcttttacCAGGAAATAACCAAAAGAGAAAG GTCTTCAGAAATGCCTCTGTGTTTATCATTGATACAAGTGGAAGCATGCAAGGAAAGCCTCTTGAGAGTGTTAAGAATGCCATGTACACTACTCTTTCTGAGCTTGTGCAAGGAGATTACTTCAACATAATAACATTTAATGATGAGCTTCATTCATTCTCATCTTGTTTGGAGCAAGTAAATGAGAAAACAATAGAAAATGCAAGGGAATGGGTGAACACAAACTTCATTGCTGAGGGTGGCACTGACATCATGCATCCATTGAGTGAG GCAATAGCTTTGCTATCAAACTCTCACAATGCACTTCCACAAATCTTTCTTGTGACTGATGGATCTGTTGAGGATGAACGGAATATTTGCCGCACTGTGAAAGAACAGCTCGCAACTAGAGGATCTAAGTCCCCCAGGATTTCTACTTTTGGACTAG GCTCTTATTGCAACCACTATTTCCTGAGGATGTTGGCATCCATTGGCAAGGGGCATTATGATGCTGCATTTGATACAG GATCAATTGAGGGTCGGATGGTTCAGTGGTTTCAGAAAGCTTCAAGCACAATAGTGATAAATATTTCCATTGATGCCACTAAGTACATTCGAGAATTTGAA GTGGATTCTGAATATATTCAAGATATTTCTGCAAAATGCCCACTATGTGTGTCTGGGAGATACCAAGGCAAGCTTCCAGAGACACTTACTGCCAAGGGTTACTTGGCTGACATGAGCGAAATATCGATTGAATTGAGGGTCCAACATGTAAAGGATATTTCTCTTGACAAA GTGTTAGCAAAGCAGCAGATGGATCTTCTCACAGCAAAAGCATGGTTTTATGAAAACAATCAACTAGAGATGAAG GTGGTAAAATTAAGTATACAAAACAGCATTCCTTCGGAGTACACACGCACTATCCTACTTCAAAACTTCGTGGAAAAAATAGAACAG GGAAAGCAGAAGCCAAAGAAAAACAGCACCCAGAATGAGCAATCAGCGACGTCGCTCAACGGACTGACGCTCGGGTTCGGTGACACAGCTGCAACGAGGGAGAACCTTTCCGCTGGGTTCGGGGACACGAAACCACCAGAGAGGTTCGAGATGTTCGACAAGGCCGTCGGCTGCTGCAGCCGCCTCAcggactgctgctgctgcatgtgCTTCATCAACACCTGCAGCAAGATGAACGACCGGTGCGCCATCGTCATGGTGCAGCTGTGCGGCGCGCTCTCGTGCCTCGCATGCTTCGAGTGCTGCTCTCTGTGCTGCGGCGGGTCTGACTGA
- the LOC4333081 gene encoding uncharacterized protein isoform X2, translating to MEEDFARAVEDGLKLSKRLVLPGGAPSPRPVPGMDRGLLPDAAAASSLLPSAPMAYAVVVDPAAVDSPDVPSYQPHVYGRLDPPALIPLHMREVALAVDCAAAGCAAAEVTLRARWWVHCLTRSCDCHCRIVVPMGEQGTILGAEVTVGKRSYKTHVIDVEDQGAVKIAKTESGGLLKRQFFSLTIPQVGGGEDIFATIRWSQKLLYDNGQFSVDIPFQFPQYVNPLPKVFMKKEKIQLTLNSGVSNEIVLKGSSHPLKERSRQGEKLSFFHEAVVENWSNKDFTFAYSVYSGDLSGGMLVQPSTSDDYDDRDMFCIFLLPGNNQKRKVFRNASVFIIDTSGSMQGKPLESVKNAMYTTLSELVQGDYFNIITFNDELHSFSSCLEQVNEKTIENAREWVNTNFIAEGGTDIMHPLSEAIALLSNSHNALPQIFLVTDGSVEDERNICRTVKEQLATRGSKSPRISTFGLGSYCNHYFLRMLASIGKGHYDAAFDTGSIEGRMVQWFQKASSTIVINISIDATKYIREFEVDSEYIQDISAKCPLCVSGRYQGKLPETLTAKGYLADMSEISIELRVQHVKDISLDKVLAKQQMDLLTAKAWFYENNQLEMKVVKLSIQNSIPSEYTRTILLQNFVEKIEQVFVTEGGVLYMFFSYGNRESRSQRKTAPRMSNQRRRSTD from the exons atggaggaggacTTCGCGCGGGCGGTGGAGGACGGCCTCAAGCTGTCCAAGCGCCTcgtcctccccggcggcgcgcCCTCGCCCCGCCCCGTCCCCGGGATGGACCGGGGGCTGctgcccgacgccgccgccgcctcctcgctgcTGCCGTCCGCGCCCATGGCgtacgccgtcgtcgtcgacccggcCGCCGTCGACAGCCCCGACGTGCCCAGCTACCAGCCCCACGTCTACGGCCGCCTCGACCCCCCCGCGCTCATCCCGCTCCACATGCGCGaggtcgccctcgccgtcgactgcgccgccgccggctgcgccgccgccgaggtcacCCTGCGCGCGCGCTGGTGGGTGCACTGCCTCACCCGCAGCTGCGACTGCCACTGCCGCATCGTCGTGCCCATGGGCGAGCAG GGTACAATTCTAGGAGCTGAGGTTACTGTTGGGAAGAGATCATACAAAACCCATGTAATTGATGTAGAGGATCAAGGTGCAGTGAAGATTGCTAAAACTGAGAGTGGGGGTCTTTTAAAGCGCCAATTCTTTTCCTTGACAATACCACAG gttggaggaggagaagacatATTTGCCACGATTAGATGGTCACAAAAGTTACTATATGACAATGGACAGTTTTCTGTTGATATTCCTTTTCAATTTCCGCAATATGTGAACCCTTTGCCAAAAGTGTttatgaaaaaggaaaaaattcaGTTGACTCTGAATAGTGGTGTGAGTAACGAGATTGTTTTGAAGGGCTCAAGTCATCCATTGAAG GAAAGAAGTAGGCAAGGTGAGAAACTGTCTTTCTTCCATGAAGCAGTTGTTGAGAACTGGTCAAACAAAGATTTTACCTTTGCATATAGT GTATACTCAGGTGATTTATCTGGTGGAATGCTCGTGCAACCCTCAACATCGGATGACTATGATGATAGAGACatgttttgcatttttcttttacCAGGAAATAACCAAAAGAGAAAG GTCTTCAGAAATGCCTCTGTGTTTATCATTGATACAAGTGGAAGCATGCAAGGAAAGCCTCTTGAGAGTGTTAAGAATGCCATGTACACTACTCTTTCTGAGCTTGTGCAAGGAGATTACTTCAACATAATAACATTTAATGATGAGCTTCATTCATTCTCATCTTGTTTGGAGCAAGTAAATGAGAAAACAATAGAAAATGCAAGGGAATGGGTGAACACAAACTTCATTGCTGAGGGTGGCACTGACATCATGCATCCATTGAGTGAG GCAATAGCTTTGCTATCAAACTCTCACAATGCACTTCCACAAATCTTTCTTGTGACTGATGGATCTGTTGAGGATGAACGGAATATTTGCCGCACTGTGAAAGAACAGCTCGCAACTAGAGGATCTAAGTCCCCCAGGATTTCTACTTTTGGACTAG GCTCTTATTGCAACCACTATTTCCTGAGGATGTTGGCATCCATTGGCAAGGGGCATTATGATGCTGCATTTGATACAG GATCAATTGAGGGTCGGATGGTTCAGTGGTTTCAGAAAGCTTCAAGCACAATAGTGATAAATATTTCCATTGATGCCACTAAGTACATTCGAGAATTTGAA GTGGATTCTGAATATATTCAAGATATTTCTGCAAAATGCCCACTATGTGTGTCTGGGAGATACCAAGGCAAGCTTCCAGAGACACTTACTGCCAAGGGTTACTTGGCTGACATGAGCGAAATATCGATTGAATTGAGGGTCCAACATGTAAAGGATATTTCTCTTGACAAA GTGTTAGCAAAGCAGCAGATGGATCTTCTCACAGCAAAAGCATGGTTTTATGAAAACAATCAACTAGAGATGAAG GTGGTAAAATTAAGTATACAAAACAGCATTCCTTCGGAGTACACACGCACTATCCTACTTCAAAACTTCGTGGAAAAAATAGAACAG GTATTTGTCACCGAAGGTGGTGTTTTGTACATGTTTTTCAGCTATGGCAACAG GGAAAGCAGAAGCCAAAGAAAAACAGCACCCAGAATGAGCAATCAGCGACGTCGCTCAACGGACTGA